The DNA segment TAGATGTTATTTTGAAAACATTGGAAAATTTAGGTTATAAAGTTTATAATGATGTTTTAAATGCACTGAATTTTGGGCTTCCGCAAAAGAGAGAGCGTATCATTATAGTAGGGTTTTTAGATAAATCCATTAATTTTTCTTTTCCTAAATATAAAATTAAGGGGAATTTAGAAGATATATTGGAAAAAGAAAATAATGTTGAAGTTAAACATTTTGCAAGTGAAAAAATTATTAAAAAGAGAAAATCAAAACATGAAAGCGAATTCTTTCCAAGTATATGGCATGAAAATAAATGCGGCAATATATCAAGTTACCCTTATTCGTGCGCCTTACGCGCCGGAGCGTCATATAATTATTTACTTGTAAATGGAAATAGAAGATTGACGCCTCGTGAAATGCTTCGTTTGCAAGGTTTTTCTGATACCTTTAAAATTGTTTGTAACGATAGCCAAACAAGGAAACAAGCAGGGAACGCAGTGCCTGTTAATGTCATAAAAGCTGTGCTAAAGGAGGCGCTTCTTGCAGAGACCAAAACTAAGAGATAATAAAGAAAAGAAATTATATGAATTATACCCTTTAGGACAAATTTCTGATGAAGTTGTGTATTCTATCGGCAAATGGATGACATATTATTTTGCTGTCGGAAAATCCGACATAGACGGCGAAGATTGGGGTGATATTTTTGCAAAGGCAATTAACGGCGGACACCTGAATAGTCCGCTTGGGATAGCTGATGTTATTTACGAAGGAATGGCATGGTCTGTAAAATCCGTTAAATTAGAAAATCCTTTAACAGCAAAGCATATTAGATTAATATCCGGTCGTTGTTCGCCGGATTATTCTTATAATATTTCAAATCCGCATGAAGATATTCAAAAAACTGGCGCCGCAGTGTTAGGAATATGGAATGAACGAATAAATATAGCAAAAGAAAAATATGAGCCGTTACGTACGAGTATTCTTGTGCGTAATTTTAACAGCTTAGAATTTTTATTGTTTGAAAATGAAACGGAACGTTTTATCACTAAAAATTATATTTGGAAAGAAAATAAAAATGGAAATTTAGAAGGATTTGATATTCTTTCAAATAAACATGCTTTTACATGGCAACCGCACGGATCTCAATTTACAATATTATATGATATACCTGTATCTGCAAAGAAATTTAGAATTAAACGTCCAGCGGTTTTGGATTTTGAAAAAACAATGGAAAGTATAGGATTTGAACAAAATTGGGTCGCAATTTTATGATTTTTAGGTAATTATGGATACGTTTTCCAAATCAAAGCGTTCCGAAATAATGTCAAAAGTGTCCGGTAAAGATACAAAGCCTGAAATTTTAGTTAGGAAATATTTATTTTCAAAGGGATTTCGATTCCGGAAAAATGTCGCCAACTTACCTGGCAAACCAGACATTGTATTGCCAAAATACAAAACAGTCATATTTATTCATGGTTGTTTTTGGCATGGACACAAAAATTGTGAAGCGGCTAAACTTCCTACATCTAATATTGATTATTGGACAAAAAAAATATCTTCAAATATCAAAAGAGACCTTAAAAACGAAGAATCTTT comes from the Chitinispirillales bacterium genome and includes:
- the vsr gene encoding DNA mismatch endonuclease Vsr, with product MDTFSKSKRSEIMSKVSGKDTKPEILVRKYLFSKGFRFRKNVANLPGKPDIVLPKYKTVIFIHGCFWHGHKNCEAAKLPTSNIDYWTKKISSNIKRDLKNEESLKIAGWNVIFIWECELKAGNKEKKLNLLVSQLHKKSLN
- the dcm gene encoding DNA (cytosine-5-)-methyltransferase, producing the protein MFAGIGGFHQAADDLGGKCVFACEIDSEAKRAYELNYGITPYGDITQLDKSEIPEHDILFAGFPCQPFSIIGKKLGFDDIRGTLFFEIAKILSEKKPKMFILENVKQLKTHNKGKTLDVILKTLENLGYKVYNDVLNALNFGLPQKRERIIIVGFLDKSINFSFPKYKIKGNLEDILEKENNVEVKHFASEKIIKKRKSKHESEFFPSIWHENKCGNISSYPYSCALRAGASYNYLLVNGNRRLTPREMLRLQGFSDTFKIVCNDSQTRKQAGNAVPVNVIKAVLKEALLAETKTKR